TGCGGCCGCATCAGCGGGTGTTGGATGGGACGAAGTGTTTTTTGGCGCAGGGGGTGGTGTGTATGGGGCCGGCGACGCGGGCGGGGTGTGGGGGGCAGTGCATGGGGGGGAACATGCCGTGCACGGGGTGTTTTGGGCCGACGTCGCGGGTGCGGGATCAGGGGGCGAAGATGCTGTCGAGTTTGTGTTCGAATTTGGGGCCGAAGGACGAGGCGGGGGTGGATGCGGTGCTGGGGGGGATGCCGGATCCGGTGGGGACGTTGTATCGGTATGGGCTGGCCAAGAGCCTGTTGCGGCGGAAGGTGGGGGTGTGAGCGGGAAGGACGTGGAGAGGCAATATGAACGAAGCAGCCAAACAAGCATTTAACGCGGGGAACCTGGCGGCCAACGCGGCGGTGGGGGCGGCGCGGCGGCGGCGGGTGAGCATAGATCCGATCACGCGGTTGGAGGGGCACGGGAAGATTGAGATTTTTTTGGACGAGGGTGGGGGGGTGGAGCGGGCGTATTTTCAGGTGCCGGAGCTGCGGGGTTTTGAGGTGTTTGCGGTGGGGCGGCCGGCGGAGGAGATGCCGCAGATAACCAGTCGGATTTGCGGGGTGTGTCCGACGGCGCATCACATGGCGGCGACGAAGTGTTTGGACAGTTTGTATGGGGTGGAGCCGCCGGCGGCGGGGCGGAAGATACGGGAGCTGGTGTATCACACGTTCATGTTGGAGGATCATGCGCTGCATGTGTATGTGCTGGGGGGGCCGGATTTCATTGTGGGGCCGGAGGCGCCGGCGGCGGAGCGGAACATTGTGGGGGTGATAGGGAAGGTGGGGGTGGAGGTGGGGAAGCGGGTGATAGCGATGCGGCGGCGGCTGCGGGAGTTGATAGCGTATTTTGGGGGGAAGGTGGTGCATCCGGTTTTGGGGCTGCCGGGGGGGGTGTCGAAGGGGCTGGCGAAGGAGGATTTACCGCGGTTTCAGGCGCTGGCGCAGGAGGGTTTGGAGTTTGCGCAATTTACGCTGGGGGTGTTCAAGGATTTGGTGTTGAAGAATCCGGAGTATGTGAAGCTGATAACGGGGGAGGCGTACACGCATCAGACGTGTTATCTGGGGATGGTGGACGGGCAGAA
This is a stretch of genomic DNA from Fontisphaera persica. It encodes these proteins:
- a CDS encoding Ni/Fe hydrogenase subunit alpha, whose amino-acid sequence is MNEAAKQAFNAGNLAANAAVGAARRRRVSIDPITRLEGHGKIEIFLDEGGGVERAYFQVPELRGFEVFAVGRPAEEMPQITSRICGVCPTAHHMAATKCLDSLYGVEPPAAGRKIRELVYHTFMLEDHALHVYVLGGPDFIVGPEAPAAERNIVGVIGKVGVEVGKRVIAMRRRLRELIAYFGGKVVHPVLGLPGGVSKGLAKEDLPRFQALAQEGLEFAQFTLGVFKDLVLKNPEYVKLITGEAYTHQTCYLGMVDGQNKVNFYDGQLRVVDVGGKELMKFAGAKYLDYVAEHVEPWSYMKFTYLKPLGWRGFVEGAGTSVYSVAPLARLNASEGFTTPLAQRAYDEYFTVLGGKPVHHTLANHYARVVEMVYAAERMVELLNDPEITSPEVRVIPTRTPVEGVGVVEAPRGTLIHHYRTDERGVITMANLIVATAHNATRIAMSVDRAAKGLIREGKVTEGLLNKVEMAFRAYDPCLGCATHSLPGHLPLEARVYNHRGELVDLVRRD